The DNA window GCGCCCTGAATCAATTGATGACCTGAGCGCTATTAAAATCGCCCGCGACATCGCCAACAAGATCGAAAGTACTATGCAGTATCCTGGGACGATCAAAGTGAATGTGATTCGCGAAACTCGTGCGATCGAATTTGCGAAATAGCATGCAGGAGTTTAGTAAAGAAGAAACACTCAACTGGATGAGTGGAGTTGAAAAACGTATGTCCAGTGGGGCTGTCGCCTTGGTAACGAGCGACAATAAGGTGGTTGTTGTTAAGGCGCACTATAAAAAATACTGGTCATTTCCAGGAGGTGTCGTGGATGCGGGTGAAACACCGCGTGTGGCTGCAGCACGGGAAGTCGATGAAGAAGTGGGTATCGTTCTTGATCCTGGCCAGCTTGAATATAAATTTGTTGTCGATCGTGTCAGTGACATAGCTCAGACGTATCAATTTGTGTTTGAGGCGACTATCGATGCGGCCCAATTCGGTCATCTGCGACCAGCGGAAGATGAAATCGAAGAAATAGCGGTTGTATCACGGCAACAAATACAACATAATGACCGCTACTACTCGCAGTCCGCTCGCTTCTGGGCTTCGGGAGGTTCGGGATATATAGAGCAGCAGTTTGGAGCTGGAGCGCAGAGCGACATCTAGGTTCTATTAAGGGCAACCTGGCCAAGTGGTTTTGCAACCACAACTACTCTCCCCGCTTCGGGACCGCTAAGCTCGCAGCTATAAAGTGTCAACTTGGCGTCTGATGTGCGTGCTTCTATCTCGGTGTGCTCTGGAGTAACTGTAAACAACTGATCGATTTCGTAACCAAAGCGCGTACCGTTGTAGTCGACAACGATTTTGTCACCAACCACTAGTTTATCAATTGAAAAAAATGGCGACTTCGTAACTGTTTCTCCAGGCGTTGGGGCGAGGGTGAAACGGTGAGCGGCAATGATAAAATTTCCACCCGATTCAGGATCCCCACGTTCAGGGTATCGCCACTGAGCGCCATGTTCAAGTGCTGATATGCCTTTTCCATAGACAACATTCACGCCAATTTTTGGGATAATAATCCTGTTTTCTGTCTTTTTTGGTGACGGCAGTGTATTGACGTCGATAGGCTTCGTGAATACAAGTGGCGCGATTGCGGGTGCGCCAACTAGCGATAGTAAGTAGCCACCTCCGCATAGTAATACAACAGCCAGAAGTGTTGCTATGCGTCGAACCACGATTAAGTTACGTTCTCTCTTTATTTTAAGCATATTACCCCTATGGTTACCCATAGTATATCCGATTACAAGATAGCTGGCAACTTTATTTCGAAAACAATATATATGAAGGTGATAGTCGAGAGCCCTGCATAGCACGTACCGA is part of the Candidatus Saccharibacteria bacterium genome and encodes:
- a CDS encoding NUDIX hydrolase — its product is MQEFSKEETLNWMSGVEKRMSSGAVALVTSDNKVVVVKAHYKKYWSFPGGVVDAGETPRVAAAREVDEEVGIVLDPGQLEYKFVVDRVSDIAQTYQFVFEATIDAAQFGHLRPAEDEIEEIAVVSRQQIQHNDRYYSQSARFWASGGSGYIEQQFGAGAQSDI
- a CDS encoding class E sortase, which encodes MLKIKRERNLIVVRRIATLLAVVLLCGGGYLLSLVGAPAIAPLVFTKPIDVNTLPSPKKTENRIIIPKIGVNVVYGKGISALEHGAQWRYPERGDPESGGNFIIAAHRFTLAPTPGETVTKSPFFSIDKLVVGDKIVVDYNGTRFGYEIDQLFTVTPEHTEIEARTSDAKLTLYSCELSGPEAGRVVVVAKPLGQVALNRT